Proteins from a single region of Lates calcarifer isolate ASB-BC8 unplaced genomic scaffold, TLL_Latcal_v3 _unitig_1189_quiver_1057, whole genome shotgun sequence:
- the LOC108887048 gene encoding protein lin-28 homolog A-like translates to MAEGGCAQSEEEEAGLSRGSGVCKWFNVRMGFGFLSMSSRDGASLEQPLDVFVHQSKLHMEGFRSLREGEAVEFTFKKSSKGLESVRVTGPNGAPCLGSERRPKSAQKRRSKGDRCYNCGGPGHHAKECQLPPQPKKCHFCQSVSHMVANCPVKAQQQQQQQQQQQHSSPGSQGTATSPRDEEEELSQAAL, encoded by the exons ATGGCAGAAG GAGGCTGTGCTcagagcgaggaggaggaagcggGTCTGTCCCGGGGCAGCGGGGTCTGCAAGTGGTTCAACGTTCGGATGGGCTTCGGCTTCCTGTCCATGAGCAGCAGGGACGGAGCTTCTCTGGAGCAGCCGCTGGACGTGTTCGTCCATCAG AGTAAACTGCACATGGAGGGCTTCCGCAGCCTCAGAGAAGGCGAAGCTGTGGAGTTCACCTTTAAGAAATCATCTAAAGGACTGGAGTCTGTCAGGGTAACTGGGCCCAATGGGGCTCCATGTCTGGGAAGTGAGAGAAGACCAAAGAGTGCCCAGAAACGACGCTCCAAGGGGGACAG ATGCTACAACTGTGGAGGACCTGGCCACCATGCCAAAGAATGCCAGCTGCCCCCTCAGCCCAAAAAGTGTCATTTTTGCCAGAGTGTGTCCCACATGGTGGCCAACTGTCCAGTcaaagcacagcagcagcagcagcagcagcagcagcagcagcattccTCTCCAGGCTCTCAGGGAACAGCTACCTCACCAagggatgaggaagaggagctcaGCCAGGCTGCCCTCTGA